Proteins found in one Serinicoccus marinus DSM 15273 genomic segment:
- a CDS encoding cation diffusion facilitator family transporter: MTSVELVTPGAAGRRRTLQRRARLLALASVVYNVLEAVVAIAAGLVAGSVALVGFGLDSVVEVSSGLIVLWQFSHRLPEEREKQALRMMAIAFFALATLVSVESVRALVSGREAETSMVGIGLAVASLVVMPVLSWAQRRTGRALGSNAVVADGTQTLLCTYLSAVLLVGLLLNATLGWSWADPLAGLVIAGIALREGVLAWQGKGCCAPSGGGCGCTGGTCCC, translated from the coding sequence ATGACGTCGGTCGAGCTAGTGACGCCCGGCGCGGCGGGCCGCCGCCGGACCCTGCAGCGGCGGGCGAGGCTGCTCGCGCTGGCCTCGGTGGTCTACAACGTGCTCGAGGCGGTCGTCGCGATCGCGGCGGGTCTGGTCGCCGGGTCCGTCGCCCTCGTCGGCTTCGGCCTGGACTCCGTGGTCGAGGTGAGCAGCGGCCTCATCGTGCTGTGGCAATTCAGCCACCGCCTGCCCGAGGAGCGGGAGAAGCAGGCGCTGCGGATGATGGCGATCGCCTTCTTCGCCCTGGCCACCCTCGTCTCGGTGGAGTCGGTGCGAGCGCTGGTCTCGGGGCGCGAGGCGGAGACCTCGATGGTGGGGATCGGGCTCGCCGTCGCCTCCCTCGTCGTCATGCCGGTCCTGTCCTGGGCGCAGCGACGGACCGGCCGGGCCCTGGGCTCCAACGCCGTGGTCGCGGACGGCACGCAGACGCTGCTGTGCACCTACCTCTCTGCGGTGCTGCTCGTCGGCCTCCTGCTCAACGCGACGCTCGGCTGGTCCTGGGCCGACCCGCTGGCCGGGCTGGTCATCGCCGGCATCGCGCTGCGCGAGGGCGTGCTGGCCTGGCAGGGCAAGGGGTGCTGCGCGCCCTCCGGCGGCGGGTGCGGCTGCACCGGCGGCACCTGCTGCTGCTGA
- a CDS encoding ArsR/SmtB family transcription factor, whose protein sequence is MSAALASDRAAEREAAVRGAERDAATRTAERDAAVRAAALFHGLSDPSRVAILRHLLLGEHNVRELTEHFDLAQSTVSGHLACLRGCGLVSARSVGRSTMLSVTDPTLVTSLLAATEELLAATGDAVVLCPASGPGVRR, encoded by the coding sequence ATGAGCGCGGCGCTGGCCTCGGACCGCGCGGCGGAGCGTGAGGCGGCGGTCCGTGGCGCGGAGCGTGACGCGGCGACGCGGACGGCGGAGCGTGACGCGGCGGTCCGTGCCGCGGCGCTCTTCCACGGGCTGAGCGACCCCTCGCGGGTGGCGATCCTGCGGCACCTGCTGCTCGGCGAGCACAACGTGCGGGAGCTGACCGAGCACTTCGACCTGGCCCAGTCCACGGTGTCCGGGCACCTCGCCTGCCTGCGCGGCTGCGGGCTGGTGTCCGCCCGGAGCGTGGGCCGGTCCACGATGCTCAGCGTGACCGATCCCACCTTGGTCACCTCGCTCCTCGCCGCCACCGAGGAGCTGCTCGCCGCCACCGGCGACGCCGTCGTGCTGTGCCCCGCGAGCGGACCGGGGGTGCGGCGATGA
- a CDS encoding methyltransferase family protein, with protein sequence MGWLALGLFVLYAGIGFGWRSWVQWRRTGDHGLRGFSGRALSVEWWAGLTFGLATLLVALGPVDAIAGWTPIVTLERPWVAALGTALTLAGIAGTVWTQLAMGASWRVGVDDSERTALVTSGPFGVARNPIFTMMVLTVGGLFLMVPTLSSLLGLVLFVVAVQLQVRVVEEPYLRRTHGQGYADYLASVSRFVPGVGVDRPRAGEHAGSVR encoded by the coding sequence ATGGGGTGGCTCGCGCTGGGGTTGTTCGTGCTGTATGCCGGGATCGGCTTCGGCTGGCGCAGCTGGGTGCAGTGGCGGCGCACCGGTGACCACGGACTGCGGGGGTTCAGCGGCCGGGCGTTGTCGGTGGAGTGGTGGGCCGGGCTGACCTTCGGGCTCGCCACGCTGCTCGTCGCCCTCGGGCCGGTCGACGCGATCGCGGGCTGGACGCCGATCGTCACGCTGGAGCGGCCGTGGGTCGCCGCGCTCGGCACCGCGCTGACGCTGGCGGGGATCGCCGGGACCGTGTGGACGCAGCTGGCGATGGGCGCGAGCTGGCGGGTCGGCGTCGACGACTCCGAGCGCACCGCACTCGTGACCTCCGGGCCGTTCGGGGTCGCCCGTAACCCGATCTTCACGATGATGGTGCTCACCGTCGGCGGGCTGTTCCTCATGGTCCCCACCCTCAGCTCGCTGCTGGGCCTGGTCCTCTTCGTCGTCGCGGTCCAGCTCCAGGTGCGGGTCGTCGAGGAGCCCTACCTGCGGCGCACGCACGGGCAGGGGTATGCCGACTACCTCGCCTCGGTGAGTCGCTTCGTGCCGGGCGTGGGGGTCGACCGGCCGCGCGCCGGGGAGCACGCGGGGTCGGTGCGATGA
- a CDS encoding sugar O-acetyltransferase produces MLAGDLYIADDPESAQVAQRALRLQAEYARRTAEEPDTAREVLEELLGELGEDAYLKPPVYCDYGVHTRVGPRTFANYGLVLLDVAPITIGADCQIGPNVQLLTPTHPVEPEPRRDKLEAAEPITLGDNVWLGGGVIVCPGVTIGDNTVVGAGAVVTKDLPADVVALGNPARVVKQL; encoded by the coding sequence ATGCTCGCCGGGGACCTCTACATCGCCGACGACCCGGAGAGCGCGCAGGTCGCGCAGCGGGCGCTGCGGCTGCAGGCGGAGTATGCCCGGCGCACGGCCGAGGAGCCGGACACCGCCCGCGAGGTGCTCGAGGAGCTGCTCGGCGAGCTGGGTGAGGACGCCTACCTCAAACCGCCGGTCTACTGCGACTACGGCGTCCACACTCGGGTGGGGCCACGGACCTTCGCCAACTACGGGCTGGTGCTGCTCGACGTCGCGCCCATCACCATCGGTGCCGACTGCCAGATCGGGCCCAACGTGCAGCTGCTCACCCCGACGCACCCGGTCGAGCCCGAGCCGCGCCGCGACAAGCTCGAGGCCGCCGAGCCGATCACCCTCGGCGACAACGTCTGGCTGGGTGGCGGGGTCATCGTCTGCCCGGGCGTCACGATCGGCGACAACACCGTCGTCGGCGCCGGGGCTGTCGTCACCAAGGACCTCCCCGCCGACGTGGTCGCCCTCGGCAACCCCGCCCGGGTCGTCAAGCAGCTGTGA
- a CDS encoding ArsO family NAD(P)H-dependent flavin-containing monooxygenase, producing the protein MTSADTDALVVGGGQAALAASFYLRRHGVQHVLLDAADEPGGAWRHTWPSLRLFSPAAYSSLPGWRMPAVEGADNPDASHVVDYLTRYEERYDVPVRRPVRVLDVRRRGGAFEVTTDAGAWQARAVIGATGTWSRPFVPSVPGLAEFGGRQVHSARYAGPRAFAGRRVLVIGGANSGAQIAADLLPVAEVTWATLGEPRYLPDHVDGRELFRVASARLRGEGEGVGGLGDIVAVPPVRAARDAGGLVATPMVRRLTRDGAVGADGVERPLDAVVWCTGFRPELSWLSGLDLPRRDGQVLTDGTPTVPGVPGLFLLGYGDWCGPASATLIGVGQWARRVAEQVTAA; encoded by the coding sequence GTGACTTCCGCCGACACCGACGCGCTCGTCGTCGGCGGTGGACAGGCGGCGCTCGCCGCGTCCTTCTACCTCCGTCGCCACGGGGTGCAGCACGTGCTGCTCGACGCGGCGGACGAGCCGGGCGGCGCGTGGCGGCATACCTGGCCCTCGCTGCGGCTCTTCTCCCCCGCTGCCTACTCCTCCCTCCCCGGCTGGCGCATGCCCGCGGTCGAGGGCGCCGACAACCCCGACGCGAGCCACGTCGTGGACTACCTCACCCGCTACGAGGAACGCTACGACGTGCCCGTGCGACGGCCCGTCCGCGTGCTCGACGTGCGGCGCCGCGGCGGCGCCTTCGAGGTGACCACGGACGCGGGGGCGTGGCAGGCGCGCGCGGTGATCGGCGCGACGGGCACGTGGTCGCGGCCGTTCGTCCCGTCGGTCCCGGGGCTCGCCGAGTTCGGTGGTCGACAGGTGCACAGCGCACGGTATGCCGGTCCCCGCGCCTTCGCGGGTCGACGGGTGCTCGTCATCGGCGGGGCCAACTCGGGCGCGCAGATCGCCGCCGACCTCCTCCCGGTCGCCGAGGTGACGTGGGCGACGCTGGGCGAGCCGCGCTACCTGCCCGACCACGTCGACGGGCGCGAGCTCTTCCGCGTCGCGAGCGCCCGGCTGCGCGGCGAGGGCGAGGGTGTCGGCGGGCTCGGCGACATCGTGGCGGTGCCGCCGGTGCGGGCGGCGCGCGACGCAGGCGGCCTCGTGGCGACGCCGATGGTGCGGCGCCTCACCCGGGACGGGGCCGTCGGTGCCGACGGGGTCGAGCGGCCCCTGGACGCGGTCGTGTGGTGCACCGGCTTCCGGCCCGAGCTGTCCTGGCTCTCCGGACTCGACCTGCCACGACGCGACGGGCAGGTCCTGACCGACGGCACGCCCACCGTGCCGGGGGTGCCCGGGCTGTTCCTCCTCGGCTACGGCGACTGGTGCGGCCCGGCCTCGGCGACCCTCATCGGCGTGGGTCAGTGGGCGCGGCGGGTCGCCGAGCAGGTCACAGCTGCTTGA
- a CDS encoding sugar O-acetyltransferase — translation MHLVEFLKHVAAGQLIEAGSDAHAFMHGASQEALRVVAELNGAYHPPEEVRALLGELTGREVPSSVTVFPPFYSEFGKNLVLGEGVFVNMGCRFQDTGGITIGDRSLVGHGSTITTLNHGVDPARRGDMIPAPVRIGQDVWLGASVTVVPGVTIGDGAIVGAGAVVTKDVPARTVVAGVPARVVRSIDD, via the coding sequence ATGCACCTGGTGGAATTCCTGAAGCACGTCGCCGCCGGTCAGCTCATCGAGGCGGGCTCGGACGCGCACGCCTTCATGCACGGGGCGAGCCAGGAGGCGCTGCGCGTCGTGGCCGAGCTGAACGGCGCATACCACCCGCCGGAGGAGGTCCGGGCGCTGCTCGGCGAGCTCACCGGGCGGGAGGTGCCCTCTTCGGTGACCGTCTTCCCACCGTTCTACAGCGAGTTCGGCAAGAACCTGGTCCTCGGCGAGGGCGTCTTCGTCAACATGGGCTGCCGCTTCCAGGACACCGGCGGCATCACGATCGGCGACCGGTCGCTCGTCGGGCACGGCTCGACGATCACCACGCTCAACCACGGCGTGGACCCTGCTCGGCGTGGCGACATGATCCCGGCCCCGGTGCGGATCGGCCAGGACGTCTGGCTCGGCGCGAGCGTCACCGTGGTGCCCGGCGTGACCATCGGCGACGGCGCCATCGTCGGTGCCGGCGCGGTGGTCACCAAGGACGTGCCCGCCCGGACGGTCGTCGCCGGGGTCCCTGCACGGGTGGTCCGCTCGATCGACGACTGA
- a CDS encoding type II toxin-antitoxin system VapC family toxin gives MIVVDASVVVDALTQRELAPLRSKLAAEVLHAPDLVDHEVVSALRGLTLGGHLSVHRAQDALADFDDLALRRHPSTAALRAHVWTLRDNLTSYDAAYVAVAAALGCPLWTRDRGLAASARRHVTVTLV, from the coding sequence ATGATCGTCGTCGACGCCTCGGTGGTCGTCGACGCCCTCACCCAGCGCGAGCTGGCTCCTCTCCGGTCCAAGCTCGCCGCGGAGGTGCTCCACGCACCCGACCTCGTCGACCACGAGGTCGTCAGCGCGCTTCGCGGCCTGACCCTCGGCGGGCACCTGAGCGTCCACCGCGCGCAGGACGCTCTCGCCGACTTCGACGACCTCGCCCTGCGCCGACACCCCAGCACAGCCGCCCTTCGTGCCCACGTCTGGACGCTCCGCGACAACCTGACCAGCTACGACGCCGCGTACGTCGCCGTCGCCGCCGCGCTCGGGTGCCCGCTGTGGACCCGTGACCGTGGGCTCGCGGCGAGCGCTCGTCGGCACGTGACCGTCACGCTGGTGTGA
- a CDS encoding FitA-like ribbon-helix-helix domain-containing protein, with protein MASTLLQIRGVDPATRDELAARAARRGQSLTAYLRDLLQREVATPDLAEVLARVDARSESSAVSAVDIIRADRDSR; from the coding sequence ATGGCATCCACCCTGCTGCAGATCCGCGGTGTCGATCCCGCGACGCGCGACGAGCTGGCCGCCCGCGCGGCCCGGCGCGGCCAGAGCCTGACGGCATACCTGCGCGATCTCCTCCAGCGCGAGGTCGCCACCCCCGATCTCGCAGAGGTCCTGGCCAGGGTGGACGCGCGGTCGGAGTCGAGCGCCGTGTCGGCCGTCGACATCATCCGCGCCGACCGCGACTCCCGATGA
- a CDS encoding GMC family oxidoreductase: protein MSTPGDETYDVVVVGAGSAGAVVAHRLTEDGSRRVLLLEAGGRDISPNVRIPAAFSRLFGSSADWNYRTTPQPELAGRSIYWPRGKVLGGSSSLNAMMWVPGFAADYDRWAELAGPTWGPDEVAPLLQGTLVSVEEQRDPSPLTRRFLQAAGEAGFAVEEANAAAPDGFAQTRVTQRRGARSSTAQAYLRPARQRPNLDVRTHAHVTRVTFEGRVATGVEYAVGRVRRAATARQAVVLCGGAVNTPQLLMLSGIGAGAELQEHGIPVLVDAPEVGKNLRDHLVGGLIARTSADTLASATSAANLARYVLRRRGMLTSNIAEAYGFVRSRPELDDPDLELIWAPVAYADEGLHGIPEHGVTLGPILLQPRSRGTISLASADPFAHPVIDPRYLSDPEGADRATLLAGLAIAERILASPALRAVTDGTYVRPVGGERLSAEERAAVALEQHAHTLYHPTSTARMGTDAASVVDPELRVRGVERLLVADASVIPEIIRGHTHAPSVVIGERAAQLLRASNGRF, encoded by the coding sequence GTGAGCACCCCGGGCGACGAGACCTATGACGTCGTCGTGGTGGGTGCCGGGTCGGCGGGCGCCGTCGTGGCGCACCGGCTGACCGAGGACGGTTCGCGGCGGGTGCTGCTGCTGGAGGCCGGTGGGCGCGACATCTCGCCGAACGTCCGCATCCCGGCGGCCTTCTCCCGGCTCTTCGGGTCCTCGGCCGACTGGAACTACCGCACCACGCCGCAGCCGGAGCTCGCTGGCCGCTCGATCTACTGGCCGCGCGGCAAGGTGCTCGGCGGCTCGTCCTCGCTCAACGCGATGATGTGGGTGCCGGGCTTCGCCGCCGACTACGACCGCTGGGCCGAGCTCGCCGGTCCGACGTGGGGACCGGACGAGGTCGCGCCGCTGCTGCAGGGCACGCTCGTCTCGGTCGAGGAGCAGCGCGACCCGAGTCCGCTCACCCGTCGCTTCCTGCAGGCCGCCGGCGAGGCCGGGTTCGCGGTCGAGGAGGCCAACGCCGCGGCGCCCGACGGCTTCGCGCAGACCCGCGTCACGCAGCGGCGCGGCGCGCGCTCGAGCACGGCACAGGCATACCTGCGACCGGCGCGGCAGCGCCCCAACCTGGACGTGCGCACCCATGCGCACGTGACGCGGGTGACCTTCGAGGGCCGGGTGGCGACCGGGGTGGAGTATGCCGTCGGCAGGGTCCGGCGGGCCGCGACCGCGCGGCAGGCGGTCGTGCTCTGCGGCGGCGCGGTCAACACGCCGCAGCTGCTCATGCTCTCGGGCATCGGCGCCGGCGCCGAGCTTCAGGAGCACGGCATCCCGGTGCTCGTCGACGCCCCCGAGGTCGGCAAGAACCTGCGCGACCACCTGGTCGGCGGGCTCATCGCGCGCACCTCGGCGGACACGCTCGCGTCCGCCACCTCGGCGGCCAACCTGGCGCGCTACGTGCTGCGGCGACGCGGGATGCTCACCTCCAACATCGCCGAGGCCTACGGGTTCGTGCGCTCCCGGCCAGAGCTGGACGATCCGGACCTGGAGCTGATCTGGGCCCCGGTGGCGTATGCCGACGAGGGGCTGCACGGCATACCGGAGCACGGCGTGACGCTAGGCCCGATCCTGCTCCAGCCGCGCAGCCGCGGCACGATCAGCCTCGCGTCGGCGGACCCGTTCGCGCACCCGGTGATCGACCCCCGCTACCTCAGCGACCCCGAGGGTGCGGACCGCGCGACCCTGCTCGCCGGCCTGGCGATCGCCGAGCGGATCCTTGCCTCACCTGCGCTGCGGGCCGTGACGGACGGCACCTACGTGCGCCCGGTCGGTGGCGAGCGGCTCAGCGCTGAGGAGCGCGCCGCCGTGGCGCTGGAGCAGCACGCGCACACGCTCTATCACCCCACGTCGACCGCCCGGATGGGCACCGATGCCGCGTCGGTGGTCGACCCCGAGCTGCGGGTGCGCGGCGTCGAGCGGCTGCTCGTCGCCGACGCCTCGGTGATACCCGAGATCATCCGCGGGCACACGCACGCGCCGAGCGTGGTCATCGGGGAGCGCGCGGCACAGCTGCTGCGGGCGTCGAATGGGCGCTTCTGA
- a CDS encoding type II toxin-antitoxin system VapC family toxin: MTVVDASLVVRLLQNRPGDAPLRDHLRAERHLHAPALIDAEVASAIRGLLISAQPGTRTSDKRAEQMVTDFADLPLIRYPMAPMQRSVLELRHNATAYDAFYIVLAEALGMRLLTDDQKFARAPGHGVDVVTWG, translated from the coding sequence ATGACGGTCGTCGACGCCTCGCTCGTCGTGCGGTTGCTGCAGAACCGACCGGGTGACGCCCCGCTGCGCGACCACCTACGTGCCGAGCGGCACCTGCACGCCCCAGCGCTCATCGACGCCGAGGTCGCGTCCGCGATCCGGGGGTTGCTCATCAGCGCACAGCCAGGCACGCGGACCAGCGACAAGCGCGCCGAGCAGATGGTGACCGACTTCGCCGATCTGCCGCTGATCCGCTACCCCATGGCGCCGATGCAGCGTAGCGTCCTGGAGCTCCGGCACAACGCCACCGCCTACGACGCCTTCTACATCGTGCTGGCCGAGGCGCTTGGTATGCGGCTGCTCACCGATGACCAGAAGTTCGCCCGGGCGCCCGGGCACGGGGTGGACGTGGTGACGTGGGGGTGA
- a CDS encoding type II toxin-antitoxin system VapC family toxin, which yields MSTAARRALLDTSAIIEPPSAAQLRDHADELAVPVIAVGELHYGITATDDLVEQTRRRQRIRSILEVFDVLPFNLLAAEYYEALATLVREHGRNPRPRRMDLQIAATAVRHDIPLLTRNPDDFAGLEGALDLVALPPSG from the coding sequence ATGAGCACGGCCGCTCGGCGTGCCCTGCTCGACACCTCGGCCATCATCGAGCCGCCCTCCGCCGCGCAGCTGCGCGACCACGCCGACGAGCTCGCGGTGCCGGTCATTGCCGTCGGGGAGTTGCACTACGGCATCACGGCCACCGACGACCTGGTGGAGCAGACCCGGCGACGCCAGCGCATCCGCAGCATCCTCGAGGTCTTCGACGTGCTCCCCTTCAACCTGCTCGCGGCGGAGTACTACGAAGCCCTAGCCACCCTGGTCCGCGAGCATGGCCGCAACCCCCGTCCGCGGCGGATGGACCTGCAGATCGCGGCCACGGCGGTGCGGCACGACATACCGCTGCTGACGCGGAACCCCGACGACTTCGCCGGCCTGGAGGGTGCCCTCGACCTGGTGGCGTTGCCGCCGAGCGGCTGA
- a CDS encoding type II toxin-antitoxin system Phd/YefM family antitoxin, producing the protein MTTEIRQSDLRNDNAVIMRRVAAGESFVVTVNGRAVADVVPHQRDTGRRAFVPAADALDALAYTPLSRDDARRWLADIRQDDDTPRDPWARQSTGA; encoded by the coding sequence ATGACCACAGAGATTCGCCAGTCCGACCTGCGCAACGACAATGCCGTCATCATGCGTCGCGTGGCGGCTGGGGAGTCCTTCGTGGTGACGGTCAACGGCCGGGCGGTCGCCGACGTCGTCCCCCACCAGCGCGACACGGGCCGGCGTGCCTTCGTGCCTGCCGCCGACGCCCTCGACGCACTGGCCTACACGCCGCTCAGCAGAGACGACGCCCGCCGCTGGCTGGCAGACATCCGCCAGGACGACGACACTCCTCGCGACCCGTGGGCGCGCCAGAGCACCGGCGCATGA
- a CDS encoding GNAT family N-acetyltransferase, with protein sequence MIEGWRRRRAPGPRRTGLSCATLRPDGAWSLRLPDAGPSVWRRLLHRATVELHGPLLASCPANLDPETAATLSDAGFERIRQEVVWRLSLARLRALPRVHTEHRLLPVTEVDLAEAAALDNRIRHDIPGTQAWTASAEEFRATLDDPEFDPALYRVARHPGTGSLDGLIRVWSRSPEPRLGCLGVTRPWRRTRLALALVQDVARTLESRGVTHLVTETDTTNRDSHGMAARLGGEVQNETVEWRRPA encoded by the coding sequence ATGATCGAGGGATGGCGGAGGCGTCGCGCACCTGGTCCACGGAGGACGGGGTTGTCCTGCGCGACGTTGCGCCCGGACGGGGCCTGGTCGCTTCGCCTGCCGGACGCGGGCCCGTCGGTCTGGCGTCGGCTGCTGCACCGCGCGACCGTCGAGCTCCACGGACCGCTCCTGGCGTCGTGCCCCGCGAACCTCGATCCGGAAACTGCCGCGACGCTCAGCGATGCCGGCTTCGAGCGGATCCGTCAGGAGGTGGTCTGGCGCCTCTCGCTGGCTCGGCTGCGCGCACTGCCCCGAGTGCACACCGAGCACCGTCTCCTGCCCGTCACCGAGGTCGATCTCGCGGAGGCCGCGGCGCTCGACAACCGCATCCGGCACGACATACCAGGCACCCAGGCGTGGACCGCGAGCGCCGAGGAGTTCCGTGCCACGCTGGACGATCCGGAGTTCGACCCGGCTCTCTACCGCGTGGCTCGGCACCCTGGGACGGGCAGTCTGGACGGTCTCATCAGGGTATGGAGTCGCTCACCGGAGCCGCGCCTCGGCTGCCTCGGCGTGACGCGGCCCTGGCGGCGGACCCGCCTGGCGCTCGCGCTCGTCCAGGACGTGGCCCGCACCTTGGAGAGCCGGGGCGTCACGCACCTCGTGACCGAGACCGACACCACCAACCGTGACTCGCACGGCATGGCCGCCCGGCTCGGGGGCGAGGTGCAGAACGAGACGGTCGAGTGGCGCCGACCTGCGTGA
- a CDS encoding TA system VapC family ribonuclease toxin, which produces MIVDANMLLYAIDEDSPYWDGASAWLTDAVSGHERIGLPWQTIGAFLRIATHPRIAQHPLSATAAQGYVDRWLAAPTVWVPPTTGRTVAAYAEISERHHVTGNLVPDAQLAALALEHGVAVVSADSDFARFPEVRWVNPLA; this is translated from the coding sequence GTGATCGTCGACGCCAACATGCTGCTCTACGCCATCGACGAGGACAGCCCATATTGGGACGGCGCGTCGGCCTGGCTCACGGATGCCGTCTCGGGACATGAACGCATCGGCCTGCCGTGGCAGACCATCGGCGCCTTCCTGCGGATCGCCACCCATCCGCGCATCGCCCAGCACCCTCTCTCGGCCACGGCCGCGCAGGGGTATGTCGACCGCTGGCTGGCCGCCCCGACGGTCTGGGTGCCGCCCACCACCGGTCGCACCGTCGCGGCCTACGCAGAGATCTCCGAGCGGCACCACGTCACCGGAAACCTCGTCCCGGATGCCCAGCTCGCAGCGCTAGCTCTCGAGCACGGCGTCGCGGTGGTCTCGGCGGACTCGGACTTCGCCCGCTTCCCCGAGGTCCGGTGGGTCAACCCGCTGGCCTGA
- a CDS encoding ribbon-helix-helix protein, CopG family: MRTTITLSDDVAAEVDRLRRERGMGPSEAVNSLARRGMSAPDQPPSPYQHHSTKLGLKVDVRNIGEVLDLLDEAP, from the coding sequence ATGAGGACGACGATCACGTTGAGCGATGATGTCGCAGCGGAGGTCGACCGGTTGCGGCGCGAGCGTGGCATGGGCCCGAGCGAGGCGGTGAACTCACTCGCCCGTCGCGGCATGTCCGCACCCGACCAGCCGCCGTCCCCCTACCAGCACCACTCGACGAAGCTCGGCCTCAAGGTCGACGTGCGCAACATCGGCGAGGTCCTCGACCTGCTTGACGAGGCGCCGTGA
- a CDS encoding ATP-binding protein produces MDDELDRLLPLSPAIALEGAKGVGKTDTARRRARTTYFLDDPDDLAAFQADPRAIRDTATPVLLDEWQRHPASWDVVRRWVDAGADPGSALLTGSAGLRSGVDTHSGAGRILTRRMRPMALFERGATRWSVSLSGLLTGSSDVSGSTTFRAGDYLAQITESGFPGIRAAAPEVQRDLLDAYVAAIIDRDLPESGVQVRRKETLRRWLTAYAAASSSTTAYSKILDASTAGDGSQPAKTTTITYRDHLTGIFVLDPVPGWSPSANPFAPLQVGPKHQLVDPALAARMLRHSAASLQGTRGRALTGPLFESLATLSVRVAAERARARVGHLRTRQGDREVDLVVEGPEGQVLGVEVKWSREVGDADVKHLHWLRDKMGADCVDTLVLSTGSRAYRRRDGVAVVPLALLGP; encoded by the coding sequence ATGGACGATGAGCTGGATCGACTCCTGCCGCTCTCTCCTGCCATCGCCCTCGAGGGCGCCAAGGGCGTCGGGAAGACCGACACCGCGCGGCGGCGCGCGCGCACCACCTACTTCCTCGACGACCCCGACGACCTCGCGGCGTTTCAGGCTGATCCGCGGGCCATTCGAGACACGGCCACCCCGGTCCTTCTCGACGAATGGCAGCGGCACCCAGCCAGCTGGGACGTCGTGCGACGATGGGTCGACGCGGGCGCCGATCCAGGTTCTGCCCTGCTGACGGGGAGCGCCGGACTGAGGTCTGGTGTGGACACGCATTCGGGCGCAGGGAGGATCCTGACGCGCCGGATGCGACCCATGGCACTGTTCGAGCGAGGGGCCACGCGGTGGAGCGTCAGCCTGTCAGGGCTGCTCACGGGCTCGAGCGACGTGTCGGGCAGTACTACGTTCCGAGCTGGCGACTACCTCGCTCAGATCACCGAGAGTGGCTTCCCTGGCATCCGAGCGGCCGCTCCCGAGGTGCAGCGGGACCTGCTCGACGCCTATGTGGCGGCCATCATCGACCGCGACCTGCCGGAGAGCGGGGTGCAGGTGCGTCGCAAGGAGACGCTGCGTCGCTGGCTCACCGCCTACGCTGCAGCGTCGTCGAGCACCACGGCCTACTCCAAGATCCTCGACGCCTCGACCGCTGGTGATGGCTCGCAACCGGCCAAGACCACCACGATCACCTATCGAGACCACCTCACGGGCATCTTCGTGCTGGACCCTGTCCCGGGCTGGAGCCCCTCGGCCAACCCGTTCGCGCCGCTGCAGGTCGGCCCGAAGCATCAGCTCGTCGATCCGGCGCTCGCCGCTCGCATGTTGAGACACAGCGCCGCCTCGCTGCAGGGAACTCGGGGACGGGCTCTGACGGGTCCGCTCTTCGAGTCTCTGGCCACTCTGTCCGTGCGCGTGGCTGCCGAGCGGGCGCGCGCCCGCGTGGGACATCTTCGCACCCGTCAGGGTGATCGCGAGGTCGACCTCGTGGTCGAGGGCCCCGAGGGCCAAGTCCTGGGAGTCGAGGTCAAGTGGTCTCGCGAGGTGGGTGATGCCGATGTCAAGCACCTGCACTGGTTGCGCGACAAGATGGGGGCCGACTGCGTGGACACGCTGGTGCTCTCGACCGGCAGTCGCGCGTATCGGCGGCGTGACGGTGTGGCCGTCGTCCCGCTCGCGCTGCTCGGGCCCTGA